The sequence below is a genomic window from bacterium.
TCAAGGCCCTGCGCGAGCGCCGCGACAACGTCAAAGTCGCCCAGGCCCGCGAAGCCCTGGCCAAGGCGGCCCACGGCAAGGACAACCTCATGCCCCACATCCTCGAGGCGGTCCGCTGCTACACCACCCTGGGCGAGATCAGCGACACGCTCCGCGGGGTCTTCGGGCTGTACCAAGAAAGAATCGTCCTGTGAGGAAATCTCCTCCTTTGAAAAAGGGGGATCAAAAAGGCAAAACTGGCGATTTAATGTCGCCAGGCAAACTTTTTGATAGTGTTAAATTCTTCCGAACTTGTTGGGGGGATTTAATAGACGCGGCATACTTTAAGCCTGCGCTTTGAACGACGCCACCGCTCTTAAATCCCCCCTGCCCCCCTTTTTCAAAGGGGGGTAAGAGGTTTGTGTGTTGAATCCTGATAATTACAACCTCGCCCTCGACTGCGTCGACAAGCACGCCGACCTTTTGCAAAATAAACACAAGGTCGCCTTGGTCTACCTGAAGGAAGATCCCGCCAGCGGCCGTTTGCGCGAGCCGCCGCTCAAGCTCAGCTATTCCAGCCTCAAGGGCTTGACCAACGCCATGGCCAACGGCTTCGCCTCGCTCGGCCTGGAGCGCGGATCCCGGGTCTTGCTCCGGCTGGCCAACTCGACCGAGTTCCTCATCAGCTTCCTGGGCGCGGTGAAGGCCGGGCTGATTCCGGTGCCAACCTCGCCGCTGCTGACTTGGCCGGAGCTGGAATACCTGCTGCGCGACAGCGGTGCCGCGGCCTTCGTGACTTCGCAGGAATTGCTGCCGCCGGAATTCTCGGCCGCGAAATTGCCGGCCATGAAGGAAGTCATCCTGGCCAGCGAAGCGGCGGGAAGCTTTCAGCGGTGGCAGGATCTCTTGAAGAACTCCTCGACCGAGTTTCGGGTCGAGCCGACCCAAGCCGAGGATCCGGCTTACTGGCTCTACACCAGCGGCACCGAGGGGAAGCCCAAGGCCGTGATCCATGCCCACCGCAGCATTCCGGCCCACGACGCCCGGGCCCGGCTTTGGCAAGACCTCAAGGCCGGCGACGTCGTCTTCAACACCAGCGCCTTGAATTGGAGCTATGCTCTCACCGCCGGCTGGCTCGACGTCTGGCGCCACGGCTTGACCTCGGTGATCTACCAAGGCCGGCCAAGGCCGGAATTGATCGCCGGAACTCTCGCCCGCCACGGCGTGACGGTCTTCATGAGCGTGCCGGGAATCTATCGCCGGCTCTTGCCCTTGGCCAAAGCCGATTCGGTTCCCTTCTCGGGCCTGCGAGTCGCGCTCAGCGCCGGCGAAAAGCTGGGCGAGCAAACCCGCGAGGAGTTCCGCCGTGCCACCGGCCTCGAGATCCGCGAGGGCCTGGGCATGACCGAGCATTCGGTCTACCTCGTCCAAGCCCTGGGCCAAGGCTCGCCGCCCGGCTCCTGCGGCCGGCCCTTGCCCGAGCAAAAGATCGCCATTTTGAAAGAAGACCTGAGCCCCTGCCCGCCCGGCGAAAGCGGCATCCTCGCCAGCCACCGTTCCTGCCCCGGGCTCATGCTCGGCTACCACGGCGAAGCCGCCGGCCAGACCTTCCAAGACGACTGGTTCTTGAGCGGCGACCTGGCCTACCGCGACGAAGCCGATCATTATTTTTTCTTGGGCCGCCGCGACGAGGTGCTCAATTCCGGCGGCTATCGCGTCTCGCCGCTGGAGATCGAGGCCGCGCTCAACGAGCATCCGGCGGTGGAAGAATCGGCCGCGGTCAGCGCCGAACCCGAGCCGGGCAAGAGCTATGTCCAAGCCTTCGTGGTCCTGAAGGCCGGGCCAGCCGCCACCCAGGAGACGGCCGGCCAGATCCTCCGCTCG
It includes:
- a CDS encoding methylmalonyl-CoA mutase family protein is translated as EEKRQIIVGVNEFTMKEEPVKDILKVDPALELRQKQRLKALRERRDNVKVAQAREALAKAAHGKDNLMPHILEAVRCYTTLGEISDTLRGVFGLYQERIVL
- a CDS encoding acyl-CoA synthetase; its protein translation is MLNPDNYNLALDCVDKHADLLQNKHKVALVYLKEDPASGRLREPPLKLSYSSLKGLTNAMANGFASLGLERGSRVLLRLANSTEFLISFLGAVKAGLIPVPTSPLLTWPELEYLLRDSGAAAFVTSQELLPPEFSAAKLPAMKEVILASEAAGSFQRWQDLLKNSSTEFRVEPTQAEDPAYWLYTSGTEGKPKAVIHAHRSIPAHDARARLWQDLKAGDVVFNTSALNWSYALTAGWLDVWRHGLTSVIYQGRPRPELIAGTLARHGVTVFMSVPGIYRRLLPLAKADSVPFSGLRVALSAGEKLGEQTREEFRRATGLEIREGLGMTEHSVYLVQALGQGSPPGSCGRPLPEQKIAILKEDLSPCPPGESGILASHRSCPGLMLGYHGEAAGQTFQDDWFLSGDLAYRDEADHYFFLGRRDEVLNSGGYRVSPLEIEAALNEHPAVEESAAVSAEPEPGKSYVQAFVVLKAGPAATQETAGQILRSLESRLAQYKIPRQIVFLRELPKTSNGKLQRHRLKNLA